The genomic segment AGTATCAACGAGCCCATCTCGATGCCTCGTTCGCCGCGCTCTCGGACGCCACCCGACGCGGCGTTCTGGAGCAGCTCGGGCGTTCCGACGCTTCGATCACGGACCTCGCCGAGAAGTTCCACATGACCCTCACGGGCATGAAGAAGCACGTCGGCGTCTTGGAGCAGGCCGGGCTCGTCACCACGGAGAAGGTCGGGCGCGTGCGGACCTGCAAGATCGGCCCGCGCCGATTGGAGGAAGAAGCGGCCTGGATCGAGAGGTATCGCCAGCTCTGGGACGCACGCTTCGATGAGTTGGACAAGGTTGTCGAGGAATTGAAACGGAAGGAGAAGGTCGATGGACGCAAGAAGAGAGAGTGAGGGCACAGCGAGGAAGAACCGCACGACTGTGGAACGGAAGTCCGAGCGTGAGATCGTGGTCACGCGAACTTTCAACGCTCCGGCGCGCCTCGTGTTCGAGGCGTGGACCAAACCCGAGCTGTTCCAGCAATGGTGGGTGCCGAAGTCGATGGACATGGCCCTGCTTTCCTGCGAGATGGATGTTCGCGTCGGGGGCAGGTACCGTCTGGTGTTCAGCCACCCAGCCTCCGCGCAGCCGATGGAGTTCTTCGGCCGGTACATCGAAGTGACGCCGCACTCGCGCCTCGCTTGGACCAATGAGGAAGCTGGCGAGGCTGGGTCTGTCACCACAGTGACCTTCGAAGAAAAAGGCTGCAAGACGCTGCTCGTCGTGCACGACCTCTATCCCTCGAAGGAAGCTCTCGACGCTGCCGGCACCGGGGCGGCGGATGCGATGAACGAGACCTTCGCGCAACTGGACCAGCTTCTCGTCACCCTGGGCGCGAGCGTTGGGTCGAATCAGGGCGCGCCTCGGTAGCCCAGGGCTTCAGCCCGAGACATGGCGGGGAGCCTCCCTCACCCCCCCTTGTCATCCTGAGCGAGCGGCGGCTTGCGGCGAAGCCGCAAGCCGCCGCGAGTCGAAGTTGAGGCGCTTAGCGGGCGTGAGCGAAGCGGGAGCCCGCTGCCGAAATCCCGAGCGCAGCGAGGGAGCTCTCTCCCGATCGGGGTTCTTCGGTCGCGCTCGCTTTCTGCGTCTCCCGCCAAGGCGGGATCCGCAGCGCTCCGGCTCCCTCAGGATGACAATCTGCAGGAGGGACTCTGCGGCACGGCTGAAGCCGTGCCCTTTCAAGGCTCGGCAGCGCGACGTCGCAAAAGAGGGCCATGGGCTGAGGCGATTGTAGCGGAGTGTCAGGACGGCGTGGCGGCGCCGCCCCGCGCCGCGCCCCAGGCCTGCGCGGCGGAGAGGAAGAGCCAGGGCTCGAGCACGGCGTTGATGGTCGCGTGGGCGGCGATGCAGGGAGCCACGCTGCGTCCCGCCAGGACGAAGACGGCGGCCAGGGCCGCGCCCAGCAGCCCGGTGGCCGCGGCCGCGCCCGCCGCCACCCGCAGCGAGCCCGCCGCCAGGCCCCACACCGCGTGCAGCAGGCCGAAGATCACCGCCGAGAGCGCGATCTGCGCCAGCACGCCCGCGCCCCGCGCCGCCACCAGGTTCATCAGCCAGCGGCGGAAGTAGACCTCCTCGACGATGCCGCTGACCAGGGCCATGGGGATGGCCATCAGTTTGAGCGCGTTCAGCCGCAGCAGGTTCTGCCGGATGACCGGGTTGGGGCGCGCGCTGGCCACGATGAAGGCCAGGGCGACCAGCCCCGCCAGCGCCCAACCTGCCGCCGTGCCGCGCCCGCCGGCAGCGAAGCCCAGGGTGCGCAGGATGGCCGCCGGCGTCCGCCCCAGCGCCCGGAACCAGAAGGGCACAGACTCGGCCACGGTGATGCCGATCAGGAAGAGCCAGGTTTTCTTCTCCGGGGACATGGATGGAGGGATTGTAGCGTGCGCGTGGGCAGCGCGCGCTCCAGGCGTGCCGAGAGCGACCTTGCTTGTTCATTGTCATCCTGAGCGAGCCGCGAAGGAGCGGAGGCGACCGAGCGGCGAGTCGAAGGACCGCTATCGTGCAGACAATCTCGATGAAACTCCTTCCATCATTCGGGAACTGGTCGAGGGAATAGGGGTCCCTCGACTCGCGGCGCTTTGCGGCACCGCTGAAGCGGTGCCCTGATACGACAGGCGATCTACTTCTTGGCCGCCGGCTTCAGCCCCAGGAACTTCATGACCATCTGCAGGTCTTTCCAGGCCTCGCCTTTCTGGCGGGGGTCGCGCAGCAGGAAGGCCGGGTGGTAGGTGACGGCCAGGCGCGAGCCGCGGAAGTCGTACCAGCGGCCGCGCAGGTTGCCCATGGAGTCGTTCAGGCCGAGCAGGTTCTTGGCCGCCACCGCGCCCAGGGCCACGAGGCACTTGGGTCCGATGGCGGCGATCTGGCGCAGCAGGAAGGGCGAGCAGGTCTCGCACTCCTCGCGCTCCGGGGTGCGGTTGCCGGGGGGACGGCACTTGACCACGTTGGCGATGTAGACCTGTTCGCGGCGCAGGCCCATGGCGCGGATCATGTCGTTGAGCAGTTGGCCGGCGCGGCCCACGAAGGGCTCGCCCTGGGCATCTTCGTCGGCGCCCGGGCCCTCGCCCACGAACATCAGCTCCGCGTTGGAGTTGCCCACACCGAAGACGATCTGCTTGCGGCCCTGCTTGGCGAGCGGGCAGCGGGTGCAGTCGCCCAGGTCGTCTCGGATGATGCGGAGCTTGGCGCCGGCGTCGAGGCCCGCCTGCTGCTCGGGAAGCGCGGGCTGGAAGAGGGAAGAGGGCTCGTCGGGGATGCGGAGACTGACCGCTTCGCGGTCCTGCACGGATCCAAGATCCGTGCCTACACGAGCCTCCCGGCGGTAGAAGTCGTGAATGCCGAGGTCGCGATAGTACTGGAGGCGGGCAGCCAGGGCGCGGCGCTGTTCCGGGTCGAGAGGGCGGCCCATGGCTAGCGGCGGGCGCCCGCGGGCGAGCGGTGCGGAGCCTTCTTCAAGCGCACCACCGCGTCGAGCACGCGGTGCGCGACCTCCCACTTGCTGCTCTCGGGGACCTCGAGCTTGTCTTTGGGGGTGAGGATGGTGACGGCGTTGCGGTCGGAGTCGAAGCCGATGCCGGCACGCGAGACGTCGTTGACCACGATGGCGTCGAGGGACTTGGCGGCCAGCTTCTTGCGCGCGTTCTCCAGGGCGTGCTCGGTCTCGGCGGCGAAGCCGATGAGCAGTTGCGCTTTGCGGCGCGCGGCCAATTCGGCCAGGATGTCGGCGGTGGGCTTGAGGTCCAGCGCCATGGCGCCCTTGCGCTTGATCTTGTGCGCGGCAGGCTGGGCGGCGGCGTAGTCACTGACGGCGGCGGCGCCGATGACGATGGTGGCGGCGTCGAAGCGGGCGAGCACGGCCTCGCGCATCTCGGCGGCGGTCTGGACCGCGACCACCTCGGCGGCGCCCGGAGGCTTCAGGTTGGTGGGCCCGGTGATGAGCACGACGTGGGCGCCGCGGCGCAGCGCCGCTTCCGCCAGCGCGTAGCCCATCTTGCCGCTGGAGCGGTTGCTGAGGTAGCGCACGGGGTCGAGGGGCTCACGGGTGGGGCCGGCGGTGATGAGCACGGTCTCGCCGGCCAGGTCCTGGGCGGCGCCCAGGGCCTCCATCACCGCGGCCACGATGGAATCGTTGGCGGCCAGGCGGCCGGGGCCGGTCATGCCGCAGGCCAGGTAGCCGGCGTCGGGCTCGACCACGCGCACCCCGCGCTGCCGGAGCGCGGCCACGTTCTCGCGGGTGGCGGCGTGCTCCCACATGTTGACGTTCATGGCGGGGGCGACGACCACGGGCGCGGTTGTGGCCAGATAAAGGGTGGTGAGGAAGTCGTCGGCCACGCCGTGGGCGAACTTGGCGAGGACGTCGGCGGTGGCGGGCGCGACCACCAGGGCGTCGATGGCCTGGGCGACCGCGATGTGCTCGACCGCGGAGTCGATGTTGGGGCTCTCGGCGCCGGCCTCGAAGAGCCCGGTGATGACCTTTTCGCCGGAGAGCGCGGCGAAGGTGAGCGGGCGGACGAACTCCTGCGCGGCCTTGGTCATGACGACCTGGACACGGATGCCGCGGTC from the Terriglobales bacterium genome contains:
- a CDS encoding CPBP family intramembrane glutamic endopeptidase, which encodes MSPEKKTWLFLIGITVAESVPFWFRALGRTPAAILRTLGFAAGGRGTAAGWALAGLVALAFIVASARPNPVIRQNLLRLNALKLMAIPMALVSGIVEEVYFRRWLMNLVAARGAGVLAQIALSAVIFGLLHAVWGLAAGSLRVAAGAAAATGLLGAALAAVFVLAGRSVAPCIAAHATINAVLEPWLFLSAAQAWGAARGGAATPS
- a CDS encoding metalloregulator ArsR/SmtB family transcription factor encodes the protein MVQYQRAHLDASFAALSDATRRGVLEQLGRSDASITDLAEKFHMTLTGMKKHVGVLEQAGLVTTEKVGRVRTCKIGPRRLEEEAAWIERYRQLWDARFDELDKVVEELKRKEKVDGRKKRE
- the coaBC gene encoding bifunctional phosphopantothenoylcysteine decarboxylase/phosphopantothenate--cysteine ligase CoaBC; protein product: MKIALGVTGGIAAYKAAELVRLLQDRGIRVQVVMTKAAQEFVRPLTFAALSGEKVITGLFEAGAESPNIDSAVEHIAVAQAIDALVVAPATADVLAKFAHGVADDFLTTLYLATTAPVVVAPAMNVNMWEHAATRENVAALRQRGVRVVEPDAGYLACGMTGPGRLAANDSIVAAVMEALGAAQDLAGETVLITAGPTREPLDPVRYLSNRSSGKMGYALAEAALRRGAHVVLITGPTNLKPPGAAEVVAVQTAAEMREAVLARFDAATIVIGAAAVSDYAAAQPAAHKIKRKGAMALDLKPTADILAELAARRKAQLLIGFAAETEHALENARKKLAAKSLDAIVVNDVSRAGIGFDSDRNAVTILTPKDKLEVPESSKWEVAHRVLDAVVRLKKAPHRSPAGARR
- a CDS encoding SRPBCC domain-containing protein, producing the protein MERKSEREIVVTRTFNAPARLVFEAWTKPELFQQWWVPKSMDMALLSCEMDVRVGGRYRLVFSHPASAQPMEFFGRYIEVTPHSRLAWTNEEAGEAGSVTTVTFEEKGCKTLLVVHDLYPSKEALDAAGTGAADAMNETFAQLDQLLVTLGASVGSNQGAPR
- a CDS encoding uracil-DNA glycosylase, encoding MGRPLDPEQRRALAARLQYYRDLGIHDFYRREARVGTDLGSVQDREAVSLRIPDEPSSLFQPALPEQQAGLDAGAKLRIIRDDLGDCTRCPLAKQGRKQIVFGVGNSNAELMFVGEGPGADEDAQGEPFVGRAGQLLNDMIRAMGLRREQVYIANVVKCRPPGNRTPEREECETCSPFLLRQIAAIGPKCLVALGAVAAKNLLGLNDSMGNLRGRWYDFRGSRLAVTYHPAFLLRDPRQKGEAWKDLQMVMKFLGLKPAAKK